The DNA segment CCCGGGCCAGCCGCTCGCCCTGGCGCGCCAGGGCCACCGTCCGGAAGCTGTTGAAGCCGTAGTCCAGGAGCCTGTAGATCTCCTTGTTCCGCTCCTCGGCCGTGGGCGCGCCCATCACCACCGCGATCAGGCGCTGCCCGTTCCGTTCCGCGGTGGCCACCAGGCAGAAGCCGGCCTCGTGGGTCCAGCCGGTCTTCAGCCCGTCCATCCCGGGGTACTCGATCACGCCCCGGTTGGTGTTGGTCAGCCAGATCTGGTTCTTCCTCCCCTTCCGCACCCAGTACTCCCACGTCCGCGTGTAACGGGTGACCGACGGGTGGGTCAGGAGGATGTGGCGGGCCAGGAGCGCCTGGTCGTAGGCCGAGGTGTAGTGCGGCTCCTTCGTGGGGAGCCCGTGGACGTTGGCGTAGCGGGTGTCCCGCATGCCGAGCTGGCGCGCCCGCTGGTTCATCATGTGGATGAAGTGCTCGTAGGTGCCGCCCACCTTCTCCGCCAGGGCGACGGCGGCGTCGTTGGCCGAGGCGACCGCCACCGCGTAGAGCAGCTCGTCCACCGGCAGCTGCTCGCCTTCGTACATGTACAGGTTGGAGCCGCCCCAGCTGGCCGCGTAGGCGCTGGCGGTGACCATCTCGCGGGGATGGATCTGGCCCGACCGGAGGGCGTCCATCACCAGGTCCAGCGTCATCAGCTTGGTGACGCTGGCGGGCGCGCGGCGCTGGTGGGCGTTCTTCTCGTAGAGAAAGACGCCGGAGGCGGCGTCCATCAGGACCGCCGACGGCGCCTCGATCCTGGGCGGAACCGGCACCTGCGCCGCCGCGACCCGCCCGACCGGCACCAGCGCGGTCCCGGCGGTCCAGGCCAGCGTCAGGAGTACCAGGCCCCCTCGCTTCAAC comes from the Bacillota bacterium genome and includes:
- a CDS encoding D-alanyl-D-alanine carboxypeptidase family protein, with product MPRAGRLKRGGLVLLTLAWTAGTALVPVGRVAAAQVPVPPRIEAPSAVLMDAASGVFLYEKNAHQRRAPASVTKLMTLDLVMDALRSGQIHPREMVTASAYAASWGGSNLYMYEGEQLPVDELLYAVAVASANDAAVALAEKVGGTYEHFIHMMNQRARQLGMRDTRYANVHGLPTKEPHYTSAYDQALLARHILLTHPSVTRYTRTWEYWVRKGRKNQIWLTNTNRGVIEYPGMDGLKTGWTHEAGFCLVATAERNGQRLIAVVMGAPTAEERNKEIYRLLDYGFNSFRTVALARQGERLARVAVDRGTRASVAAVSARDAVLTLPRTEREPVRHELRLLPRLRAPVRKGQEVGRLEVFLGRRRVETVPLVAGEGVPALGAWQSFVASWQRLWP